The segment GCCCGAAAAATAGGCCTAGGTAAAAAAATTAGGCTTGTTTAAAATATGAGTTGGGATTAGGCTTGAACATTTAAGGCTCAAGCCGAcccaaccaattttaaagtttataatactttatattatgttatttttatatattatcataTTACATAATACTattctaatgtaaacattaaaataatgttaagatgactatataaaaattttaataaataaaaatatataaatttattaaatattaaaataaaataaaataaatatttttaaaaaataatatgaatGGGCTTGAATTAgccttaaatattaaaataaaataaaataaatatttttaaaaaataatatgaatGGGCTTGAATTAgccttaaatattaaaataaaataaaataaatatttttaaaaaataatatgaatGGGCTTGAATTAGCCTTTTGTAAATATGGGtggatttgagtaaaattttaaactcatatttCGAGTTTGGTTGTTTGATTAAGCTCATTGAAAGAGTTTATTATAATCAATAAATGCTAAATAGAGTGATAAGACATATTACACGCttaaaaaaatatgaatttaaatattaaaaatgacaTTGTTGAAAATAATAATTACGAATCCAATCAAACCAacataatacaaaaaaaaataaaaaatagagacATTCAATAGTTTTGCTTCGATTCTTAAAAACCTTTCGGCGTTAAAAATAAAAAGGGCTAAGCGGTAAGCCTATTAAACCCCCTTGGCTGAACAATAATAAAAAGCTCAAGTGAGCCCGCATTGCATAAGCCTTGTTTAGCCATTTGAGCCCATCAGAAAAGCTCAAATAGATACTGCTTTCTGGCTTCTCTCTTTATTTTTGGTTTGTCTGCATAGCGTCAGTTCATAAACCTGAAGCTTTGACTATATTATTtccaaataaaatataataaatttaacacCTCGATAGAAGGTTTTGTTCTTGACTTGGCGTTCATTAATGATCCCACAATTTGGTAAAActtcaaaaaataaattttaaaaaatcactaatatCAAAGTTGTAGGCGATTGTATCCGAGAGAGTAAGAGCACTGCCTCTTTCAAGGATGTTGGTCCAACTCCAATCGAATCCCTTTGCATTTATGGCTCACACAAACAATGATTCATTAAATTGCTCCACTTTCCAACGTAATGTTAACGTtggaagtgccatgtattttgtcCCTGTTTTGATGTCCTCATTCATCGTTAATCATTAGTTCATTATTAAATTCTCATTCTCCAAGGAAAAGACACAACCATGTTATTGAAACTTGGAACTCCCAAGGCAAGCCATAGTGCTTTTTACTTTAGTCTTCGGTTGATGCTTTAAAATACATGAAATGTGAGCTATTGGCAAACATCTTTGGGGTCTCCTAAATTAGCATTCTTGTAGTGAGCCCCGTAACCACGCGTGCACTTCGCCGCATAGTTCGCGGTCTGCCTTGGCAGGGTGTGACTATCACTACGGATATCCCTTTAGAAACATCCATTTATTTTATTAGTGCGCTCTCTCTCTGTATCTTATTGGGTTAACAAAGGACATAGATACCCACATTGTCTCTATTTTTTTCTGGTATCTTCAAAAcatattttccttttctttttttaaataataatacaatGAGATGACGATGTAAGTTCGTTACTTCCTGCCATCGTTTCACACCAGCTTATCTGTTACTTTTGTTTAATATGCTTACTAAGTCAGCTTGATAACTTGGACAATTAAACTTCCATAAAACTGTGTAATTTGAAAAGCTTTGCTTTGGCATAAGCTGGCTGCAATTTTCTATCTGATGCAGGAGCTTCTCTTGGAAATAGATGATAAAAGTGATTACTGATAACGACCATTTAGAGATGTAATTTgggacctttttttttttttttttgagatgttCAATAATTACCGCTTTGTTGACTACATTTCATTGACATTCAACAAACTGTTCTTAGTCACCGGTTGGTAAGACCCAGAACTTAGAACTTTCTTTTGACTTCTTTTAATATTTCATTTTGATAATGTCAAAAGAAAGCAAAATCTTAATTTGAGAATGAAACTAATAGGAGATAATCAAATTTGCTTTTATAGTTCTTACTGAATGAAGTAAAACCGGAGCAGATATCCCAATGTATCGAATATTTGCTATCAACCCACTCTTTACaacatttgaaacaaaaacaatTTGCATTTACATTGATTGGCTTTAGAATGTACAACTATTTTCAAAGACAATGTAGGGCaaactaaaaaaaagaaaaaagaaacagaACTTTGTAGGCAAGGATGTGTTTCAAGAACAGAGTTTTGGTAAGAATCTAGCATTATTACCAAGGCTGGATAATCTTGTTCTTGGGATATTTCCTATTTGAGTATGGATTGTTCCAGAGAACTTATCCAGTTCTGTTACCCTGAATTGCATTCCTGGCAGCTGTACCTCAAGTTGCTCGGTTTTCCCTGGAACGTCGACTCGTTTTGCATACACAAGGACTTGATCAGAGTTCTCGTTCTCTTTGATGCTTTCCTCGATAGAGATGGAACCACTGAAGGTGTCAATGTGTTTTTGGCcctcaaataagttttcaagCTTGGACTGCTGATTAATGAAACCTTGTATAGCTATTCTTGATGGAAATTTTGAGTTTCGAGCCAAGTGTCTCAATGCATCTGTGGAGAGCTTTGCATAGTTAAGTGCACTGCAGATTCTCATTTTCTCTGCTTCACATATTCCTCCATGAACCTGTTCAGAAATTTCATCAGTAACTTGAGAGTTTGGATTGGCATTGATCCTGATACTAACTGTTAAGTGATCTCTTTCCAATACGAACAATCAAATTAGAATTAGCTAGTGTTTAACAGCTATCTAATGAATTTGCTTAAACATTACAAGCCAGAATTGATTGATCCCTAGCAAAATGTAACTTGTAAGGAATATACTCTAACCAACATCATTACTTAAATTCCAAGTAACATAGAGAATCAGGTTTTGCTATAAATTTTGTGCAAAGCACTTAATTCCATTTATAACAAGGGTAAAGATTTATAAGTTGATAGCAATACCTGTAGATAAATGTCTATGGCTTGAAAAAGCCTATCATGGGATTCTCTTGCAGAATCTGGCAGCAGGAGGACTAATGCTGCAAACTTTGAAGGGGTCAGGTAGGAATCTGCTGAGACTTCCACAAGGTATGAGTCAAGTAAGCTACCAACTTTTCGTAATCGAACCAGGGATGAGCAACAACTCAGTTCATTCTGAAATGCATTTACCAGCCTCAGAACCAGGTTCATATCATACATGTAATGTTTCTTTCGTGGTGGTGGAACAAGCAGAAAATCTATGGTTGCTTGATCCAGTTGTGAACCAATAAGAGTTTCCAAAACGGATTTGCAATGCTTGCTAATCTTTTCCAAACTTGAAGCCACTCGAAACATATCGAACAAGTGCTTGCAAGAAAGGGAGTTCCTATCAAGCAATGAAAGCAAATTGATTATGACCTCCATGATTCTGCACTTCTCAGTTGGGGTGGCAGTAACAAATCTTGATCTTTGATA is part of the Gossypium arboreum isolate Shixiya-1 chromosome 5, ASM2569848v2, whole genome shotgun sequence genome and harbors:
- the LOC108450801 gene encoding BTB/POZ domain-containing protein At3g22104-like isoform X1, which translates into the protein MQVCCDLEVDVNGEEVFMVDKKTLASFSKRFGGLFGNSMDNSGNLKVVFHDFPGGAVGFELIARFCYNNGRTQITPASVVLLNCAAQFMEMESDGHRPSLLNQTKKSLDGISFWSWSELLVALKECQDLLLSPSKPSLILDKVLDCVVGRLVSPIVASPYTSSSENSSFQCSCDTRSSYSIRNNSSQVSWWFEDLLFLNIDLIGKVIKLMICQHFDHATITKFLFCYQRSRFVTATPTEKCRIMEVIINLLSLLDRNSLSCKHLFDMFRVASSLEKISKHCKSVLETLIGSQLDQATIDFLLVPPPRKKHYMYDMNLVLRLVNAFQNELSCCSSLVRLRKVGSLLDSYLVEVSADSYLTPSKFAALVLLLPDSARESHDRLFQAIDIYLQVHGGICEAEKMRICSALNYAKLSTDALRHLARNSKFPSRIAIQGFINQQSKLENLFEGQKHIDTFSGSISIEESIKENENSDQVLVYAKRVDVPGKTEQLEVQLPGMQFRVTELDKFSGTIHTQIGNIPRTRLSSLGNNARFLPKLCS
- the LOC108450801 gene encoding BTB/POZ domain-containing protein At3g22104-like isoform X2 yields the protein MDNSGNLKVVFHDFPGGAVGFELIARFCYNNGRTQITPASVVLLNCAAQFMEMESDGHRPSLLNQTKKSLDGISFWSWSELLVALKECQDLLLSPSKPSLILDKVLDCVVGRLVSPIVASPYTSSSENSSFQCSCDTRSSYSIRNNSSQVSWWFEDLLFLNIDLIGKVIKLMICQHFDHATITKFLFCYQRSRFVTATPTEKCRIMEVIINLLSLLDRNSLSCKHLFDMFRVASSLEKISKHCKSVLETLIGSQLDQATIDFLLVPPPRKKHYMYDMNLVLRLVNAFQNELSCCSSLVRLRKVGSLLDSYLVEVSADSYLTPSKFAALVLLLPDSARESHDRLFQAIDIYLQVHGGICEAEKMRICSALNYAKLSTDALRHLARNSKFPSRIAIQGFINQQSKLENLFEGQKHIDTFSGSISIEESIKENENSDQVLVYAKRVDVPGKTEQLEVQLPGMQFRVTELDKFSGTIHTQIGNIPRTRLSSLGNNARFLPKLCS